One window from the genome of Salvia miltiorrhiza cultivar Shanhuang (shh) chromosome 7, IMPLAD_Smil_shh, whole genome shotgun sequence encodes:
- the LOC130994229 gene encoding uncharacterized protein LOC130994229, which translates to MWCALLNWFGLDEGLSCYGIHELLVFAWTLQLSSQIKKFWKLGVISLIWALWTARNKCHFDDKTFIHQEILVFLKATFIEVDNSFPKMGHMDNKWKDYLVIWQMGVRPRVRPPPEMTSVYWSPPAYLWLKANSDGSAMEAPGRIYAGGVFRDWRGFVRGCFHVEGGLGFAFEAELLRVISAIQLAHRWGWNKLWFEADSSYVVHILSTKSTRVPWRFKAIWNQALLLLERIDYRISHIFREGNVPADIMASPHTPEGWWPFGVDLICDAVVRDLSVHSHVRCKF; encoded by the coding sequence ATGTGGTGCGCGTTGTTGAATTGGTTTGGTTTGGATGAGGGATTGTCTTGCTACGGTATTCATGAGCTGTTAGTGTTTGCATGGACGTTACAGCTGAGCTCACAAATCAAAAAGTTCTGGAAGTTGGGAGTTATTTCTTTAATCTGGGCTCTTTGGACAGCAAGAAATAAGTGTCATTTTGATGACAAAACTTTTATTCATCAAGAGATCCTGGTTTTCCTTAAAGCTACTTTTATTGAAGTAGACAATTCGTTTCCAAAAATGGGGCACATGGACAATAAATGGAAGGATTATCTAGTTATTTGGCAGATGGGTGTTCGGCCGAGAGTTCGCCCCCCGCCGGAGATGACCTCGGTCTATTGGTCGCCTCCTGCTTACTTATGGTTGAAAGCGAACAGTGATGGATCGGCGATGGAAGCTCCGGGTCGTATTTATGCTGGTGGGGTTTTTCGAGATTGGCGGGGCTTCGTCAGAGGGTGTTTTCATGTTGAGGGAGGGCTGGGCTTCGCCTTTGAAGCCGAGCTTCTTAGggttatctcggcgattcagTTAGCCCATCGTTGGGGTTGGAACAAGCTTTGGTTTGAAGCCGATTCTTCGTATGTGGTTCATATCCTTTCTACTAAATCCACTCGTGTTCCCTGGAGATTCAAGGCGATTTGGAATCAAGCTCTTTTGCTTTTAGAGAGAATAGACTATAGGATTTCTCACATTTTCAGAGAAGGGAATGTCCcggcggatattatggctaGTCCTCATACCCCGGAGGGATGGTGGCCTTTTGGGGTGGATTTGATCTGTGACGCTGTGGTGCGTGACTTGTCTGTGCATAGCCATGTTAGAtgcaaattttaa
- the LOC130994230 gene encoding uncharacterized protein LOC130994230 has product MNILSWNVRGFNEDAKRALHDHCSRFLPILIGIFEPKKDLSKENAAPKRRNFKFLDMWLLHPDFNEFMQASWQAPTNSTCPLFTESLAQIQLKIVDEGYSDSLFDQEVAAQARIGTLLTRKSSLMQQKSRVRWLKDGDRNTSFFHKSFKMRRKNLILSQLKIDGVDTFDQDVISSHIVDFFSKLFAEVTTHTVTAQEVQQIVEATVSQRQNESLICISEGEEIKAAVFNLASDSAAGPDGFSGTFFQKCWDTIKDDIVVAVKTFFVKNYLPQGLNSNTLILIPKKEVVETVADLRPIVLSNFFFKVLSKILATRLSSVAADCVTHNQFSFIRGRLIHDCIMLGSEGVNCMNRSCNGMNMACKVDIKKAFDTMSWNFIMRAMQAMGFNQTFLGWIAIIFSFARLSILYNGKLCGYFPCSRGVRQGDPLSPIIFGIAEDVLSRLILKAVAAVHIEPMRMCRGQFFPTHLLYADDILIFCKASMKNARAIRDILQFYGSFSGQICSIEKSRIFFAKGVSPCYKRQISRALGFPSGRLPMIYLGVPLLLDGPKLPTLPPLKTAFFANSPAGMIILGCQFGFDIMKMRYLDPFGRPRKVALASSIWGGVKQLIPDLIDDSYCLLGSGQSIYFWHDDWLGYAIADKVNIPIFMRHRLKQTVSDYLYDGVWHFAQEFIDEFPDIVCDILLLPIGNEEDVRLWKPSIHGEVTSALAFASCCHRFPRVSWCTWL; this is encoded by the exons ATGAATATTCTGTCTTGGAATGTGAGGGGGTTTAATGAGGATGCTAAGCGAGCCCTCCATGATCATTGTTCAAGATTTTTACCTATACTTATAGGTATTTTTGAACCTAAGAAGGATCTTTCGAAG GAGAATGCGGCTCCTAAGAGAAGAAACTTTAAGTTTTTGGATATGTGGCTTTTACACCCGGATTTCAATGAGTTTATGCAGGCTTCTTGGCAGGCGCCGACGAACTCCACCTGCCCACTGTTCACG GAGTCGCTTGCGCAGATTCAGTTGAAGATTGTAGATGAAGGTTATTCGGACTCTCTCTTTGATCAAGAGGTCGCAGCCCAGGCAAGAATTGGTACTTTGCTTACACGTAAAAGTAGTCTCATGCAACAGAAAAGTAGAGTTCGTTGGCTTAAGGATGGTGACAGGAACACAAGCTTTTTCCATAAGTCCTTCAAGATGCGACGCAAGAATTTGATTCTTTCTCAACTCAAGATTGATGGTGTTGATACTTTTGATCAGGACGTTATTTCCTCACATATTGTGGATTTCTTCTCCAAACTTTTTGCTGAGGTAACGACGCATACTGTTACGGCGCAGGAAGTTCAACAGATTGTGGAGGCCACGGTGTCACAAAGACAGAATGAAAGTCTGATCTGCATTTCTGAGGGAGAGGAAATCAAAGCGGCGGTTTTCAATTTGGCGAGTGATAGTGCTGCTGGACCGGACGGCTTTTCGGGCACTTTCTTTCAGAAATGTTGGGACACCATCAAGGATGATATTGTGGTTGCGGTTAAGACTTTCTTTGTGAAGAACTATCTTCCTCAGGGACTGAACTCTAATACGTTGATCCTTATCCCTAAAAAAGAGGTTGTTGAAACGGTTGCTGATCTGAGGCCGATTGTCCTCTCAAACTTCTTTTTTAAGGTCCTCTCCAAAATTCTTGCAACTCGGCTTAGTTCGGTGGCAGCTGATTGCGTGACGCACAATCAGTTTAGTTTTATTCGCGGACGGCTTATACACGATTGCATTATGTTGGGATCGGAAGGTGTTAACTGCATGAATAGATCCTGCAATGGCATGAATATGGCTTGCAAAGTGGATATTAAGAAAGCTTTTGATACCATGAGTTGGAACTTCATTATGAGAGCAATGCAGGCGATGGGATTTAATCAAACCTTTCTAGGGTGGATTGCCATAATTTTTTCCTTCGCTCGGCTTTCGATTCTCTACAATGGGAAACTTTGCGGGTATTTTCCTTGTTCACGGGGTGTTAGACAGGGAGATCCTCTCTCGCCTATTATCTTTGGCATCGCGGAGGACGTGCTTAGTAGATTAATTTTGAAAGCGGTTGCGGCGGTGCATATTGAGCCGATGAGGATGTGCAGGGGTCAGTTCTTTCCCACCCATCTCCTTTATGCCGATGACATTCTGATTTTCTGTAAAGCGTCGATGAAGAATGCTAGAGCCATTCGAGACATTCTTCAGTTTTATGGTTCATTTTCGGGACAAATTTGCAGTATAGAGAAATCGAGGATCTTCTTTGCTAAAGGGGTTTCTCCCTGTTATAAACGTCAGATTTCTCGTGCGCTGGGGTTTCCCAGCGGAAGATTGCCTATGATCTACCTTGGCGTCCCACTTTTGTTGGACGGCCCAAAGCTTCCCACCTTGCCGCCATTAAAGACCGCATTCTTTGCAAATTCTCCCGCTGGAATG ATTATTCTGGGATGTCAGTTCGGTTTTGATATCATGAAGATGAGATATCTTGATCCTTTTGGTCGTCCCCGCAAGGTGGCTCTTGCTTCTTCTATTTGGGGAGGTGTTAAACAACTTATCCCGGATCTTATTGATGATTCCTACTGCCTTCTTGGAAGTGGGCAGTCGATATATTTCTGGCATGATGATTGGCTCGGCTACGCCATTGCAGATAAAGTCAACATCCCTATTTTTATGAGGCATCGACTTAAACAAACGGTGTCGGATTATCTTTATGATGGGGTCTGGCACTTTGCTCAGGAGTTTATTGATGAGTTTCCTGACATCGTCTGTGATATTCTACTTTTGCCGATTGGAAATGAGGAGGATGTTCGATTATGGAAGCCTTCGATTCATGGGGAAGTCACCTCAGCGCTTGCTTTTGCTTCCTGTTGTCATCGTTTTCCGCGTGTCTCGTGGTGCACCTGGCTTTGA
- the LOC130992969 gene encoding uncharacterized protein LOC130992969 encodes MVFYGRFSSQLHIIEAGKGESPNSLICNREQMRLIIGRRTRVLPLLPLSTSSLRRLCLRRAAASRHLLQPGVAPHPHHPSLASTTTSNLHRRLSAHHRSNRTTTTPGTCLQPLTPTTVALILQVVRSRRSVGITNLLLLLMV; translated from the exons ATGGTGTTCTACGGCCGGTtctcttctcaactccacataaTCGAGGCAGGAAAGGGGGAAAGCCCTAATTCTCTAATTTGCAATCGAGAGCAGATGAGGTTGATAATTGGGCGTCGAACAAGAGTTTTgccccttctccctctctctacctCCTCTCTGCGCCGCCTTTGTCTCCGGCGAGCAGCCGCTAGCCGCCACCTTCTCCAGCCTGGCGTCGCCCCCCATCCCCATCACCCCTCTCTCGCTTCCACCACCACg aGCAACCTCCATCGTCGGCTCAGCGCCCACCACCGCTCCAATCGCACCACCACTACCCCTGGCACCTGCCTCCAGCCTCTGACTCCGACAACAGTCGCCCTCATTCTTCAG GTTGTTCGAAGCAGAAGAAGTGTTGGAATAACAAAtctgctgctgttgctgatgGTTTAG
- the LOC130994231 gene encoding uncharacterized protein LOC130994231 has protein sequence MGTQITQLATQVNKLQANQGRLPSVTEMNPKENASAVTTRSGRILVEPQPKLAQNKRIEEEKDILEIFKKVEINLPLLDAIKQVPRYAKFLKELCSKKMKLGNDARIRVSENVSAVLQRKLPQKCRDPGMFTIPCIIGNKTVERAMLDLRASINVMPYSVYKDLQLGPLKDTRVIIQLADRSTAYPEGVVKDVLVKVNDLIFPVDFYIVDMDDSASAKQSLILLGRPFMKTAKVKIDVDSGMLSLEFDGDVVTFNIFEAMKHVEDPEYVFMIDVIDPLVEEFVENFREDELEQVIFSSLTEENTKTEENEAIREIIMQLYSTEEIPVRHLSSRMPIPTSIEPILPSVVKPPKLDLKVLPQHLKYVFLGENDTLPVIISNELSAEQEVRLVSLLKMHKSAIGWTIADIKGISPSTRMHRILLEPNSKPSRDPQRKLNPVMKEVVLKEILKLLDLGIIYPISDSAWVSPVHVVPKKSGFAIGQERE, from the exons ATGGGCACACAAATCACACAGTTAGCCACTCAGGTGAACAAGCTGCAGGCGAATCAAGGCCGACTTCCTTCTGTCACGGAGATGAATCCCAAGGAAAATGCAAGTGCAGTAACTACAAGAAGTGGGAGAATTCTAGTTGAGCCACAGCCTAA GCTGGCTCAGAACaagagaattgaagaagagaaggatATTCTGGAAATCTTCAAGAAGGTAGAAATAAACTTGCCCTTGCTTGATGCAATTAAGCAAGTTCCCAGGTACGCAAAATTTTTGAAAGAGTTATGCTCTAAGAAAATGAAGCTTGGGAATGATGCGAGAATTCGAGTGAGTGAGAATGTTTCTGCTGTTCTTCAAAGAAAATTGCCCCAAAAGTGTCGAGATCCTGGTatgttcaccattccatgcATTATAGGTAATAAGACTGTTGAGAGAGCCATGTTAGATTTAAGAGCgtccataaatgtcatgccttatTCTGTGTATAAGGATTTGCAGTTAGGACCATTGAAAGACACTCGCGTTATCATTCAGCTAGCTGATAGGTCTACTGCATATCCCGAAGGTGTTGTTAAGGATGTCCTTGTCAAGGtcaatgatttgatttttcctgtgGATTTCTATATTGTTGATATGGATGATTCTGCCTCTGCTAAGCAATCTTTGATTCTTTTAGGGAGACCATTCATGAAAACTGCTAAGGTAAAAATTGATGTGGATAGTGGAATGCTTAGCCTTGAATTTGATGGAGATGTTgtcacatttaatatttttgaggcTATGAAGCATGTTGAGGATCCTGAATATGTGTTCATGATTGATGTTATTGACCCTTTGGTTGAGgaatttgttgagaattttaGGGAGGATGAGCTTGAGCAGGTTATTTTCAGTTCCCTAACTGAAGAGAACACCAAAACTGAGGAGAATGAAGCCATTAGAGAGATTATCATGCAGCTGTATTCAACGGAGGAAATTCCAGTTCGGCACCTGTCGAGCAGGATGCCCATACCGACCAGCATAGAACCGATTTTGCCCTCTGTTGTGAAGCCACCGAAGCTGGACTTGAAGGTACTGCCCCAACATCTGAAATATGTGTTTTTGGGAGAGAATGACACGCTGCCAGTGATCATCAGCAATGAACTTAGTGCAGAACAAGAGGTAAGGTTGGTAAGTCTTCTTAAGATGCATAAATCTGCCATTGGATGGACTATAGCCGATATCAAAGGTATTAGTCCCTCTACTCGCATGCATAGAATCTTACTTGAGCCTAATAGTAAGCCATCTAGGGATCCTCAAAGAAAATTGAACCCTGTCATGAAAGAAGTTGTGCTTAAAGAAATTCTTAAATTGCTTGATTTAGGGATTATTTATCCGATTTCTGATAGTGCATGGGTCAGTCCTGTTCATGTGGTTCCTAAGAAGTCTGGTTTTGCAATTGGTCAAGAACGAGAATAA